The Lycium ferocissimum isolate CSIRO_LF1 chromosome 1, AGI_CSIRO_Lferr_CH_V1, whole genome shotgun sequence genome includes a region encoding these proteins:
- the LOC132065515 gene encoding uncharacterized protein LOC132065515, producing MLLPPVPDEWAAQAFTKGLNPRSSNASLKLKENLLEFSATTWADVHNRYESKIRVEDDQLGLPPGPVTRTKNDRSKRTFEPEYNPLDRGLRDEVARLLKNGHLREFLSERGRNNYKNREGNKKVEPEEPQHIINMIIGGVEIPRGPVMKRTKFSITREKRSRDYVPDGFISFSNEEVEGITQPHNDALAISVLINKTHVKRILIDPGSSANIIRWKVVEQLGLLDQIVPTTRVLNGFNMACETTKGEITLPVNTVGVV from the exons ATGTTGTTACCTCCGGTTCCTGACGAATGGGCCGCCCAGGCATTCACGAAGGGACTTAATCCCAGAAGTTCCAACGCATCCCTCAAACTGAAGGAGAATTTGTTGGAATTCAGTGCTACGACTTGGGCAGATGTGCATAACAGATACGAATCAAAAATCAGAGTAGAGGATGATCAGCTTGGGCTCCCACCGGGTCCAGTAACCCGAACAAAGAACGACAGATCAAAAAGGACGTTTGAGCCGGAATACAACCCTCTGGACAG GGGATTAAGAGATGAAGTAGCTCGGTTACTCAAGAACGGTCATCTCAGAGAATTCTTGAGTGAACGAGGGAGAAATAACTATAAGAACAGGGAAGGTAACAAAAAGGTTGAGCCGGAGGAGCCTCagcatataatcaacatgatcATTGGCGGGGTTGAAATACCTCGAGGACCTGTCATGAAGAGGACGAAGTTCTCTATCACGAGGGAAAAAAGGAGCAGGGACTACGTACCGGATGGATTCATTTCGTTTAGCAATGAGGAAGTGGAAGGCATCACCCAACCTCACAATGATGCCCTAGCAATCTCTGtacttataaataaaactcACGTTAAACGTATTTtaattgatccaggtagctcggcAAATATCATCCGATGGAAGGTCGTCGAACAACTGGGTCTGTTGGATCAAATCGTACCAACAACTCGGGTCTTGAACGGGTTCAACATGGCCTGTGAAACCACCAAAGGAGAAATCACCTTGCCCGTGAACACAGTCGGAGTTGTGTAA